One region of Chryseobacterium muglaense genomic DNA includes:
- the idi gene encoding isopentenyl-diphosphate Delta-isomerase, with protein MEEFVVLVNPKDEVLGLMEKQQAHINGLLHRAFSVFLFNENGEMLLQKRAAEKYHSPHQWTNAVCSHPRIEETYLEAAKRRLNEELGIDAELSQKFNFIYKADVGGGLWEHELDHVFTGTYHSEFNLNKDEVAEVRYISLENLDKEISEHPEQFTEWFKIILEEYKHHF; from the coding sequence ATGGAAGAATTCGTAGTATTGGTAAATCCCAAAGATGAAGTTTTAGGTTTGATGGAAAAACAGCAGGCTCATATTAATGGCTTACTTCATCGGGCTTTTTCAGTTTTTTTATTTAATGAAAACGGTGAAATGCTGTTGCAGAAAAGAGCTGCAGAAAAATACCACTCTCCTCACCAATGGACCAATGCGGTTTGCTCGCATCCAAGAATTGAAGAAACCTATCTTGAAGCAGCAAAAAGAAGACTGAATGAAGAACTGGGAATTGATGCTGAGCTTTCACAAAAATTTAATTTTATTTATAAAGCAGATGTTGGAGGCGGACTTTGGGAGCACGAGCTCGACCATGTTTTTACCGGAACTTATCATTCAGAATTTAATTTAAATAAAGATGAAGTGGCAGAAGTTCGCTATATTTCGCTGGAAAATTTAGATAAAGAAATTTCTGAACACCCCGAACAATTTACAGAATGGTTTAAAATCATTCTGGAAGAATATAAACATCATTTTTAA
- a CDS encoding LNS2 domain-containing protein produces MELDYIEHISPILKDGIKNYLIDIDGTITEDVPNEEPERMVTCEPFPDALETVNRWYDEGHQICFFTSRTENLKQITIDWLDKHGFKYHSVLCGKPRGGNYHWIDNHLVRATRYKGKFTDLVEKQVTIEVFKED; encoded by the coding sequence ATGGAGCTAGATTATATTGAGCATATCAGTCCGATTCTAAAAGACGGAATTAAAAATTATCTTATCGATATCGATGGAACAATTACAGAAGATGTTCCCAACGAAGAGCCGGAAAGAATGGTAACTTGTGAGCCTTTTCCAGATGCACTAGAAACCGTTAACAGATGGTATGACGAAGGGCATCAGATTTGTTTTTTTACTTCAAGAACTGAAAACTTAAAACAAATTACAATAGACTGGTTAGACAAACACGGTTTCAAATATCACAGTGTTTTGTGCGGAAAACCAAGAGGTGGAAATTATCACTGGATTGATAATCACCTGGTAAGAGCTACAAGATACAAAGGCAAATTTACCGACTTGGTAGAGAAGCAGGTAACAATAGAAGTTTTTAAAGAAGATTAA